The nucleotide window CAAAGTCATCTCACCAGGCTTGGCTGCATTGCTTGTTCAAAAGGACAAACTTGGTAAACTCATGGACTATTCTGGGCCAAGACTTCATTTTCAAATGGTGGTCATTTTTGTTCTCACTCAAATCAACCATAGTTTACTAAAGCTCTTTGGTTTGCCATTGTTCATCTCCCAGCTCCTTGTAAGTGCATGTTCATATGTTTTGCGTATGTGTATTGgtaatataatataaacattaaaaaaaatctaagataattatatataattttttttaaaaacataatATGGGCAAACCTAAAATGAGTTTGGTTAGCTACTTATAAATAGACGGGATTAAGCaaaattttaatatcatatttcaGTCGAGCCAAGCTTGGGtaagtataaaatatgttaatatcataCGTAAACTCAACTCATCCCATAAACACCTCTAAGTATATAGATACACTAATTTACTCTTTTTTTtaagtgaaaataataaaatgcAATCTGATTATTAAGACAATAGCCTCAGTACCTTTTATGTTGTTTAACAACCCACGTATATATGTTTTGCAGGCAGGGATACTAATGAGTCCTGTGATAGTCAGTGATGAGCATTCATTGGTTACCATATCAGAGGATAGTGTTGCAGTTTTAGGGTCAGTGGGAGCATTAGGGTTTATGTTCTTCATGTTCTTAAGTGGGGTAAAAATGGATCTTAGGTTAACATGGAAATCTGGAAAATTGGCCATAGCTATTGGTTTGTTCCCCGTGTTGGTATCATTGATATTTTGGTTGATGACAGTCAAGACACTTCACCCAGAAGGCAATGTGTTTTCCAACAAAATCTTTCACCTTGCGGTAACGTATTCTGGGACGTCATTCCCGGTCATACATAGCCTTCTCAGCGAGCTGAAGATACTTAATTCGGAACTCGGCAGGCTCGGATTATCCGCGGCACTCATAGGCGACATGGTGACATTATTGCTCACCATGTTTAGCGTATGGGTCAATACCGGGATCCAAAAGGGCAGCAAAGATGTTCTATTTGATGTTGGAATGGCTATGCTCTATGTTTGTATCCTCGTATTCGTTTTACGGCCCGGTATGAAATGGATGGTGAAACGTACACCTGAAGCTGGCCAAATCAAAGACACTtgcttttatatcatcattttggCCTTCATGATATCACCTAGGTTTACTGAACTATTTCGTGTATATTTTTTATATGGTCCATTTATTTTCGGATTGGCTGTACCGGATGGTCCGCCATTAGGGTCAGCATTGGTTGAAAAGCTAGACCCTGTTGTTATGGGCTTGTTTATGCCTATATTTGCTACAACATGTGGTATGAGGTTTGATTTATCTTACTTTAAATACTCTACCAAATATGCATATCATCAAGCCGTTGGAGCTGTGGTAATATTGATTATCAAATTTGGGGTCTCTTTATTGTTGCCTTTATTATGCAAGATGCCCACCAGGGACTCTTTTGCACTTGCTTTTATAATGATATCGAAAGGGATTGTCGAGATCGGTTCTTACAGCATCATGAATGATTCTAGAGTACGTGTTTCTCGTAATATTTTTCGAGTTTGGAATGGATTTCGTTATGTCTAATGCTTTGTTGTTTTGATTTGGTTAAACGAATGCAGATTATATCGGAGGATATATTCGCTCACTTGACTATTGTAATCATTATTGTGGCAAGCATTGTGCCAATAGCCGTGAAAAAGCTTTACGACCCATCTAAGAAGTATTTATGTTTTCAGAAACGGACCGTCATGAATTCCAGGTTGAACCAAGAGTTGCGAATGATCGGTTGCGTTCACGTGCCAGGTAATGTTAATTCCATTATCAACCTATTGAACGCCTCTTGTCCGACTAGGGAATGTCCGATTGCTTTGGATGTACTTCACCTTGTGAAGCTTAGCGGACAAGCCACGCCGCTATTCATCGCTCATCACCACCAACAGAAAGCGTCATCTAACAAAGAGTACTCTGACAATGTCGTGGTCGCGTTCAAACAGTTCGAGCGGGACAACTTGGGAGCTGTATCTGTAAACGTTTTCACTGCGGTCTCTCCATCGAATTTGATGTACGAAGATACATGCAACCTCGCCATGGACCGCCTCACATCCTTTATAATACTTCCGTTTCACCGTAGGTGGTACAGTGACGGGACCATCGAATCAGAAGATCAAACCCTAAGAAGCCTCAACTTCGACATCCTCGAACGAGCACCTTGCTCAGTAGGGATCCTCGTCGAAGGACGTCGCAATATAAAAGGCTCCAATTCCAAAGACACACTATCACCATCCAACTCCTCATCCTACGCCATTGCTGTAATTTTCCTAGGAGGCGAAGACGATAGGGAGGCTCTAGCATTAGCTAAACGCTTTTCGCAAGACGAAAGCGTTAGCCTCACCGTAATCCACCTCAAAGCTGTGGACAGCTTAGAGTTCTTCCTAGCCGAAGATGAACGAATGCTCGACAAAGAGATATTGAAAGACATCAAAGCAAGTGTGCTCTTAACGTACATCGAGGAACATGTAAAAGACGGACCCGAAACATCGACTTTTCTTCGATCCATCGTCAAAGACTACCAACTTATTATTGTTGGGAGAAGATACAGGAGTGAAGATGCAATAACCTTAGGTCTAGAAGAATGGTGTGAATTTCGGGAGATTGGGATAATTGGAGACTTGCTTTCATCTTCAGATTTCATTGGTAATTTTTCTTTGTTGATTGTGCAACAACAACGAAAAAGGAATGGTTAAGCACTAATGTAGAGGATCCATcctcaataataataaaaattctcAGTCACTAATTAAATTTGGATGGgatttgtgtgtatatatatatatatgtatggtaaTTAGTTTGACTTATATACAGGAAATAATCTTTTTACTCCGTAATGTACGAGTTTGGTTGCATATattaattagaatattttaaagttccgtatatgtttaattttaatatcataaataaacttaaataatttatatttttatatattttataatttaatattttatttaaaataactaaaataacatGAAAGAAAAAGACTTTAATGTAGAAAACTAAACTACATCGATAGACTTTGATGTCCCTTATTTTACTGTGTTTGTCACAGTGCTTACCTGCTCATACTTTGCTTATTACTTAAATTAgatcaacaaataatttaaaattataaaaatatttaaaaaaataagatGAAGTACAATTATCATATAAGTTATCAAGTTAAAATTTAACGTCAACAATTTGACTCTCTGAAAAGATTAATtgtcaaatttaactcttttaaaagATCGATAGTCAAATGTAACTAAAAGAaatatcaaattgataaaaaaatataaactttaaaaactaaatttgacattatctgaaacttatatatacatatttactaATTTAATCACATATAATGTCACATCATCAAATTATAATATGGCATAAAATTTtacttgtaaaaattaaaattatattaattatattaaattaaattaatatcttaaatttaaattttaaatatatgtatAGCAGAATATTAGTAGAaactaaatatataaatttaattttcttaTATGCATTTGCACATAAatttttgaaatgaaaatttattatattggttaaaatatatcataaatctTAGTATTtcttgtaaatttaaaattttatccttaTACTTTCAAGGATTGAATcctttactttttatattttaaaattcaagtccaCTTGTGAACACtactaaaattattttattaaatttaaattcattacgtcatttttgtgatttttatttgaaatatcatacaaaacaatttaaaaatgttAACAAATTACATCcaattttaaaatcttaaaataaaataactaaattcctgaaaataaaagtaaatttgTAAAGAtggtattattatttaattataaaacatgAACAGAGAAACACTCTCATAGTCTGCTTCAAAAACATAATAATACAACAGTTTCAAACACTCATAACAGTAAACATTTCACAACCCAAGTCATATTTTTTGGTCTATTAGACAACATATACAGCATACCATGAGCTTCAAGATGAAGCTATTATATACGAAAATGGTGCATGAAAATTTACCTGTAACTACGGTAGACAGGCGAGTACATGCAGCTCTCGGCATACTTCACAAGATTGGCAGGACGGGGGAGATGAGTTGCCACACCTAGAAAGCAAATTACAAACAGTTTCAGTCTTAAACGAATTGAAAACACCTATATATATGTGTCTGTAATTCGACTAGAAGTGTCAACTGACCGAGTTCATATGCTTTGGCAGCAACGTTAGCAGCtatattagctgaaattttcctaATGTTAGAGAATGGTGGATAAATAAGGCCCTTGTTGTAGTTTTCGTCAGATACTTGTTTAGCCAAGGCTTCCGCTGTTAATACAAAGACAGGCAAGAACAGTATACAGTTAATCTAAATCCCAGCGAATTTCGGTATGTATATGTTGTTGTGTTGCTCATAAGTTAATTATTGTTTACTTACAGGCAGCCAAAAGCATGTCGTCATGCACACGAATTGCTCCGGAGATGACCAAACCCAGACCAAATCCGGGGAAAATGTAAGCATTGTTGGCCTGAAATGACAGAAGAAAACACGGTGATCAGTTCCTGGTATTCATGAGATATTGCATATGGGGAGAATTTGCTATACTATACTAAACAATCAAATAATGGTCGGACCTGTCCAGGAACAAAAACTTTGCCATTGTATTCGAAAGGATCAAATGGACTTCCACTAGCAAAAATTGCATGGCCCTGCAAGATGCGGACAACGTTAATAAGAATGAGATTTTGAAGCAAATACGGTAACTGAACTTTCTGGTAGCTTTTACACCTTAGTTATGAGGTTTACAGAGTACGAACTAAGAAATGAAGAATGTTACCTGACTCCAAGTATAAGCTTCTTCAGCAGTGCACTCAGATTGTGAGGTCGGGTTGGAGAGAGCCATAATAAGAGGTTTCTGCATCATTATCAATATACAACAATGTAAATATTTTCCAGTTCCGGTTGGCAGAAAGTTATATTATACCAGAAAGCATATAGATACAAGGACTTCGTAAAGTACCTCATTGAAGGAGGCTAGAGTCTCGATAATTTCCTTCGTAAAAGTTCTTCCAACTCCAGATGACCCAATCAAAACAGTTGGCTTGATAGCCTGAAAAAGTACGAGAAAAGTAAGCACCGGAAATTAGTTTAAAAAACATGAAAGTAAGTAATATCTTTCTTACCTTGACAGCACCTAATAGATCCTTAACAGGTTCATGGTCATGAGCCCATGGTTTCTTGAAGTGTTGAAGTGATTCTTTACGAGAGTTAACAATCAGTCCCTGAAAAGTTTTTCTCATGCCGATTTAGGTGAAAATGGATGTTCATACGATATATTTATTTCTACAACAATCGAGACCAAGCTTATAGATACCTTTGAGTCCACAAGCCAGATTTTCTTACGGGTCTCTTCCACAGGAATTTTTGTCTGAAAGTTAACAAAAAAATAATCACTCCGAGCACTGCAATGGAATTTAAGATCACTAAAAAGATCTGTAAAATTCTTATTAGTAAGTTTTTACCTGCTTTGACATCTCAAGAGCTATAAGCTCTGCTATACCAGTCCCAGCCTGCAACAGTACAACAAAAGCAACTATCAGTGACTCAATCTAGAGGTATTTCCAATTGGTCCATTAAAAGTAAATTATTTCAGCATATTGCTCCCTTCCCTTCCCAGGAAAAAAAAAATGACGAGGCAGAGATTGGTGTCTTACTTCCCCGGCACCAAGGAACAAGAATTTGTGGTCAGCTAGGGTACCACCAATCAACTTCAATGCAGCGACAACCCCAGCAAGAACAACGGATGCCGTCCCCTGCACCAAAAGTGAtcataaattaaagaaaaacccaaacaaTCGTAATGAGGGAGCTCTCTACAATGTTGCTAGAATAACCAACCTGTATATCATCATTGAAGACAAGGTGGGTTGTGCCGTATTTCGCAAGCAATGTAAAAGCATTATGATTTGCAAAATCTTCAAACTGCGTGACGTTTGAAGAACATGGTTAGGAAAATGCAAGAAGAAAATACATTCTAAAAGACAAAAGGAAGTGTCCTACCTGTATAAGAACTTTTTCCCCATAGTTCTGCTTGACAGCACTCATGAACTCGTGTAGCAAGTCAGCGTATTCCTAAAATGTAACCAAAACAACCTCAGAATAACATAAGTTATGTTCATGATGATTAAGATATTAAAATCTGCAAACCTGTCCGGTTGCCCTCCTTTGTCTAAGTCCAATGTAGAACTCATCTTTCAACAACTGCTCATTATTTGTGCCCACATCGATGGTCACCGGTAAACACTATAGGGCGGAATCAATCATTATGATAGCATCATTACAAGTGCCGTTTATATCCAAAGATCACTTCTCCTTTAACTATGTAAAATTTCATCTTAAGAACATAACAATGCTTACCGCTGAAGGACGAACCCCTCCGAGTGCTGTGTACAAAGACAATTTCCCAACAGGAATTCCCATCCCCTGAATTTCCAACAGAATCATATCCAAACTAGTTACTCATTTACATTACAGAATACAAAAACCGCATTAAAACATttctaatttaatcaatttacctGACAGCCAAGATCCCCAAGTCCCAAAATACGCTCACCATCAGTTACAACAATAACTTGAATACTCCTTTCAGGCCAATTCTTCAAAACATCAAGAACTTTTCCCCTGCACGTTATTGTCGAATTAAATTGAGCCAATCCACTAGGATATTGAAATTATACAAAAGCAGAGAAACATTCATACTTCTCTTTCAAACTTATATAAAGACCCTGCGGTCGCCTAAAGATGCTTCCATACTTCTGGCAAGCTTCACCTACAGTTGGGGTGTAAACAATTGGGAGCAACTCCTCAACGTTATCAATCAAAAGCTTGTAAAACAGTCTTTCATTCCTTTCCTGTTAATGGTGAAAAACCAATgagcaaaaatgaaaaaaaaaaacctgtaGAGGGGAGGTCGGACTCTCTCTTTGGAGAAGTCTTAGAAGTGTCATCTATCAAGAGCCGACAGACCCCTCAACAGTGTAAGTATTGTGCCTGCGGTGTCTATGCTCGGTTTTATCCCTTGTTTAGTCTCCTTACTCCGCGAAGAGTCCCAACGGGTTCACAGAGTGAAAGCACCTTGTCAACCAAAGAAATGTGAGCATGGAGGCCAAATGCTCACATTTCTTTGGTGGGCGAGACGCTCCTTCCCTGTGAATCTGTGGAGTATGAAGACAAAACCCGGGATAAAACCAAATTACACACCCCGGGCACAATTCCTCCAATGTTGAGGGGTCCGTCAACTCTCGATGGACTCCAAAGAGAGACGTCCGACCTCCCATGACCCTCAACAAACCCTTTTTCCCAACAATTCCAAAGCTTAAAGTGAGACCTGAAGTTCCATCATGGCCATATATTTTTGCAGTGGAACTTGATATTTCCGGAGGTTATCCATCAATTTTTTCTCCTAGGaattaaaacaaacaaaaaacatGCATTAATACCACTCCTCAAAATCTGATCATAAAAAGGGGCTTCAATATAAACCTGAAGCTGTTGAGTGACAACAGCAGGAGGCAGTAACCCAAGCAAGTAATGAGAATCCCTTTCTTTCTCAGTGAATGCAAGCCCTTTGTTATGATGGGGATCCCTCAACAATGAATATCCACTGTAACCATAGAAGAGATAGTTAAAAAAACTTTGTAAAAAAAACCCATAACCGAAAACAAAAGCTTTTACATAAAAAAGGTGACCTTGCAACAGAGTAAGCCCAAGGGGTGACAAGTTGTTCTTCGGTGGCACAATCCTCACCGTAAACATCCTCAACACCGCCACCGACGGTGGCTTTGGGGGACAAGTCAAGTACTGATTCACCACCTCTCATCTCCTTCAAGGTGCTCTCCATTTCTCTCTGCTTCAGCTGATACTATGATCACTtggtctttttttttaaatttagttcaAGTGGATATTATACAAATAAATAATCAATCCCCTGAAcatcaaaaagaaaaacaaagaacaCTTTGATCAGCTGCTTTCAGTGTAGTTAAATTAGAGCATGAAACCAAAAAGTCAAATTGAtgactaaaaattttatatatttttttattttttaaatttgtgtttttataaaatttaaccctctaatatttattattgcactaaaatttgaaatgttgaacaaacaACCACCATTAGAAATGTTGCCCAAGCACCTGTTACTACTCAACAGAAAGAGTAGCTTGAGAAagagataaattttaaaaattaaatgaataaatcaaaaattaatagttaaataatcaaaatgaaattaaaactaTAATTGAGTGGCTATTTTaaatttatccataaaatttttaagataTTATACCACATTTTTAAATATGCCACGGCAAATTATTAAACAAAATTAGCATAAAAAAGTTAACAAAATTACTCTGCAAATGaaaaaatgaataataataataataaattaaaattacgaAAAATTACATGaggtgtttttatttatttttattttgataattaaaagtaaaaataaaattaattgagATCCATTCCAAATTCTCGTACCCAGAATTTCATACTTTTATCATTGTGTCGACTGTCTTTTCTAAACTTTCACCCTTATAAAAAATCACAGTCATGGTCAATTTGTCATATGCACTAACAAAATGTGGAACAGACCTTAAGAGGAAAACAGCCTTTCCAATAATAAAAGGAAGTGTATTCTTTTAGTGAAATCATTATCATATTAGAGTTTGAGTTTTTTTTCTTAACGCTAGAAAATTGTTctgatttaaattttaaagttttaaggataaatttagaaaaaagtttaaaatttaatttgaaaaaaatttagacTTCAATgtgaaaaaattatcaaatttaaacataaaatataatttaaccatTTTTCCGTCTATCTTTTATGCCGATATTACCATCTATATTTGAATTCTGTAGTTatcttttataataattttatttttaatattcgaacatttatttttattggaattaCAATCTTTAATTGTTTTTTAAAAACTGGTGCTTTAAAATTTAATAGAACAAtgctttaaatattttttttagaaatgcttttaaaaaatttgaaagaacaaACAAGAGtgatttattgatttatttgttttaagaaaaattataCGAATAACAATAGATGATTTTTGACTTTATATTTTTAAACGAAATGGGTATTAAGAAAAACATAAAGTAATATTTAGTCTCTAAATTTAgtgtttttcaatttaatctttaaatttagattccgctaaaataaaaataatgttatatttaaaattatattacatcatcacatgaaaattttatataaaattaataaaaatttcaagtgaTGATATGATATAATATCACAATGTCATATCatgatattttaaagaggatGAATTTTCAAGATTAATGTAAGTGAAAGAAACTACTAAGTTTAGGGGTTAAATGTATATTTCTAAAAAAAAGTCTTTGTTGGCAAGTTGAGGCACCGTCTGAGCTGCGAGCTCTATTAATACTTTAACAAATAACCTATGTTGTCCTATTTTGGAAGGTTtcgaatattaaaaattatatgaaaACAGTGGGGAGAGGCGGCTAGGTGGCAGATTTAGGCCAAACGTGGTAGCCAAGTGGTGGTGGTGGGTGGCGGAGTTTTGTCATTTGTCAATAAAAGAAAGGCTTAGCTTTTTTATGTTTCTTTATCATTTACAGCACTTTGGTCGTTGAGGTCCCATGAATGTTTATGGCAT belongs to Gossypium arboreum isolate Shixiya-1 chromosome 7, ASM2569848v2, whole genome shotgun sequence and includes:
- the LOC108472516 gene encoding cation/H(+) antiporter 4-like, producing MAYNSSSYTTGMDRTARSEEVCLKFPPKVISPGLAALLVQKDKLGKLMDYSGPRLHFQMVVIFVLTQINHSLLKLFGLPLFISQLLAGILMSPVIVSDEHSLVTISEDSVAVLGSVGALGFMFFMFLSGVKMDLRLTWKSGKLAIAIGLFPVLVSLIFWLMTVKTLHPEGNVFSNKIFHLAVTYSGTSFPVIHSLLSELKILNSELGRLGLSAALIGDMVTLLLTMFSVWVNTGIQKGSKDVLFDVGMAMLYVCILVFVLRPGMKWMVKRTPEAGQIKDTCFYIIILAFMISPRFTELFRVYFLYGPFIFGLAVPDGPPLGSALVEKLDPVVMGLFMPIFATTCGMRFDLSYFKYSTKYAYHQAVGAVVILIIKFGVSLLLPLLCKMPTRDSFALAFIMISKGIVEIGSYSIMNDSRIISEDIFAHLTIVIIIVASIVPIAVKKLYDPSKKYLCFQKRTVMNSRLNQELRMIGCVHVPGNVNSIINLLNASCPTRECPIALDVLHLVKLSGQATPLFIAHHHQQKASSNKEYSDNVVVAFKQFERDNLGAVSVNVFTAVSPSNLMYEDTCNLAMDRLTSFIILPFHRRWYSDGTIESEDQTLRSLNFDILERAPCSVGILVEGRRNIKGSNSKDTLSPSNSSSYAIAVIFLGGEDDREALALAKRFSQDESVSLTVIHLKAVDSLEFFLAEDERMLDKEILKDIKASVLLTYIEEHVKDGPETSTFLRSIVKDYQLIIVGRRYRSEDAITLGLEEWCEFREIGIIGDLLSSSDFIGNFSLLIVQQQRKRNG
- the LOC108482393 gene encoding NADP-dependent malic enzyme, which gives rise to MESTLKEMRGGESVLDLSPKATVGGGVEDVYGEDCATEEQLVTPWAYSVASGYSLLRDPHHNKGLAFTEKERDSHYLLGLLPPAVVTQQLQEKKLMDNLRKYQVPLQKYMAMMELQERNERLFYKLLIDNVEELLPIVYTPTVGEACQKYGSIFRRPQGLYISLKEKGKVLDVLKNWPERSIQVIVVTDGERILGLGDLGCQGMGIPVGKLSLYTALGGVRPSACLPVTIDVGTNNEQLLKDEFYIGLRQRRATGQEYADLLHEFMSAVKQNYGEKVLIQFEDFANHNAFTLLAKYGTTHLVFNDDIQGTASVVLAGVVAALKLIGGTLADHKFLFLGAGEAGTGIAELIALEMSKQTKIPVEETRKKIWLVDSKGLIVNSRKESLQHFKKPWAHDHEPVKDLLGAVKAIKPTVLIGSSGVGRTFTKEIIETLASFNEKPLIMALSNPTSQSECTAEEAYTWSQGHAIFASGSPFDPFEYNGKVFVPGQANNAYIFPGFGLGLVISGAIRVHDDMLLAASEALAKQVSDENYNKGLIYPPFSNIRKISANIAANVAAKAYELGVATHLPRPANLVKYAESCMYSPVYRSYR